From Phoenix dactylifera cultivar Barhee BC4 unplaced genomic scaffold, palm_55x_up_171113_PBpolish2nd_filt_p 000559F, whole genome shotgun sequence, one genomic window encodes:
- the LOC103722115 gene encoding probable E3 ubiquitin-protein ligase RHB1A yields the protein MAISKSLILGNTVVHLEARGVLAPREQPQVVIRIRFIGFDSSANTLSILQAAIHRFHLGQIPLPRALPTMVSTVVARIHGVHATVRRLCNDLLLSFSSLVSAQMMAGSALELLIQIGLLLGPGASNQDVELMHDWMLENPPEEEEEMGGAVYDHYLYEGVDVSHGGFGGVPASRSFIEGLQRSPYGRGDGVREEQCVICLEKFDARAEVSKTPCSHAFHSRCIIQWLEMSNLCSICRSQMPAACSH from the coding sequence CCAAGAGCCTCATTCTGGGGAATACGGTCGTCCATTTGGAAGCTCGTGGAGTACTCGCTCCACGAGAACAACCCCAAGTTGTCATCCGGATTCGCTTCATCGGCTTCGACAGTTCGGCCAACACGCTCTCCATCCTCCAGGCGGCTATCCATCGCTTCCATCTCGGCCAGATCCCGTTACCCAGAGCTCTTCCAACGATGGTCTCCACCGTGGTAGCCCGCATCCATGGCGTCCACGCGACAGTCCGGCGGCTCTGTAACGACCTGCTGCTCAGTTTCTCCTCCCTAGTTTCAGCGCAGATGATGGCTGGATCGGCGCTCGAGCTCCTCATCCAAATCGGCCTGCTACTCGGACCCGGTGCGTCGAATCAAGACGTCGAACTCATGCATGACTGGATGCTGGAGAATCCtccggaggaagaggaggagatgggTGGGGCTGTGTATGATCATTATCTCTACGAGGGCGTCGATGTCAGCCATGGTGGATTTGGCGGTGTGCCGGCGAGCAGGTCTTTCATTGAGGGGCTGCAGCGTTCGCCGTATGGTCGAGGAGACGGCGTTCGGGAGGAGCAGTGTGTGATATGCTTGGAGAAGTTTGATGCCCGGGCGGAGGTGAGCAAGACGCCGTGCTCCCACGCCTTCCACAGCCGGTGCATCATCCAGTGGCTGGAGATGAGCAACCTCTGCTCTATTTGCAGATCCCAGATGCCCGCGGCCTGCTCCCACTGA